The following coding sequences are from one Alosa alosa isolate M-15738 ecotype Scorff River chromosome 3, AALO_Geno_1.1, whole genome shotgun sequence window:
- the LOC125291615 gene encoding transformer-2 protein homolog beta-like, with amino-acid sequence MSDNEKEFVGRESRSASRSVSPRRSGKSASRSPAHSPAHSKEDSRHSRSKSRSRSRSRSRSRSHRSSRRYYSRSRSGSRSRRRRSRSGSREYGRRRSHSRSPMSNRRRHIGNRANPDPNNCLGVFGLSLYTTERDLREVFSKYGPLADVSIVYDQQSRRSRGFAFVYFENNEDSREAKERANGMELDGRRIRVDYSITKRPHTPTPGIYMGRPTYGAPSMSSSSRSSRSSREYDRMTSGQFNGEYYRSYRRKSPSPYYGRGAYRSRSRSRSYSPRHY; translated from the exons ATGAGTGACAACGAAAAGGAATTCGTCGGTCGG GAGTCCCGCTCAGCGTCTAGGAGTGTTAGCCCCAGGCGCTCTGGCAAGTCTGCCAGCCGCTCGCCAGCACACTCCCCTGCCCACTCCAAGGAGGACTCCCGCCACTCCCGCTCTAAATCCCGCTCTCGCTCCAGGTCGAGGTCCAG GTCTCGTTCTCACCGGAGCTCCCGCCGGTACTACAGCAGGTCTCGTTCTGGCTCTCGCTCTCGCCGCCGCCGCTCACGCTCGGGGAGCCGCGAGTATGGCCGACGCCGCAGTCACAGCCGCTCGCCCATGTCCAACCGCCGGCGCCACATCGGGAACCGG GCCAACCCTGACCCAAACAACTGCCTTGGCGTGTTCGGTCTGAGTCTGTACACCACGGAGAGGGACCTGCGGGAGGTGTTCTCCAAGTACGGCCCGCTGGCTGATGTCAGCATTGTCTACGACCAGCAGTCGCGCCGCTCCAGGGGATTCGCCTTCGTCTACTTTGAGAACAATGAGGATTCCAGAGAG GCAAAGGAGCGTGCCAATGGAATGGAGTTAGATGGTCGCAGGATCAGGGTTGACTACTCAATCACAAAAAGAcctcacacccccacccctgggATCTACATGGGAAGGCCCACATA TGGTGCCCCCAGCATGTCGTCGTCTTCTCGTTCTTCGCGATCTTCACGCGAGTATGACCGTATGACATCGGGGCAATTTAACGG AGAATACTACAGATCTTATAG ACGGAAGTCCCCATCTCCTTATTACGGCCGAGGGGCTTACAGATCCCGCTCTCGCTCGCGTTCTTACTCTCCCC GTCATTACTGA
- the hce2l1 gene encoding hatching enzyme 1.2: MIGTIFAVTLAVVTEIWTFPLKNSTMVQETVVRVKRRYSGMSIDPEDINIMDMIIMANRRVGFAGLSMRDGDIASNSNIRSALICPANSCLWPKSVDGFVYVPYMISTFYDDMDRITIETGMLDISSQTCVKFVPRTHEANFIDIQPKRGCWSFLGMIGGPQTLSLQTPSCMWSGVASHELMHALSFVHEHSRSDRDAYVTILWRNIMRGQTHNFQKHNTYLNTAYDYNSVMHYGRYAFTADGEPTIIPKPDQSIPIGQRDGPSVLDIHKINVLYKCGGMV; the protein is encoded by the exons ATGATTGGGACCATCTTTGCAGTCACCCTCGCAGTggtgacggaaatttggacttTTCCTCTGAAG AATTCCACTATGGTACAAGAAACAGTGGTGAGGGTCAAAAGAAGATACTCTG GAATGTCTATCGACCCTGAGGACATCAATATCATGGACATGATCATTATGGCAAACAGAC GAGTGGGATTTGCAGGACTTTCCATGCGAGATGGTGACATTGCATCGAATTCAAATATACGCAGTGCCCttatttgtccagctaactctTGCCTTTGGCCAAAATCAGTGGATGGTTTTGTCTATGTTCCTTACATGATTTCTACATTCTATG ATGACATGGACAGGATCACGATAGAGACAGGTATGCTGGACATCTCGTCTCagacatgtgtcaagtttgtaCCACGAACCCATGAAGCCAACTTTATCGACATTCAACCCAAGCGTGG TTGCTGGTCCTTCTTAGGCATGATTGGTGGACCCCAGACTCTGTCCCTGCAGACCCCGTCCTGCATGTGGTCAGGGGTGGCTTCCCACGAGCTCATGCATGCTCTTAGTTTTGTTCATGAGCACTCGCGCTCTGATCGTGACGCCTATGTCACCATCCTGTGGAGAAATATCATGAGAG GCCAGACACACAACTTTCAAAAGCATAACACCTACCTCAACACAGCATATGATTACAATTCAGTCATGCACTATGGAAG gtATGCTTTTACTGCAGATGGTGAACCAACCATAATTCCCAAACCAGACCAAAGCATCCCTATTGGACAGCGAGATGGACCTAGTGTATTAGACATTCATAAAATAAATGTCTTGTATAAATGTG GTGGCATGGTGTAA
- the LOC125291857 gene encoding hatching enzyme 1.2, protein MKEKRRVRRRFSDDHTMFNEMTAMDQIIEANEYERATLVTEGTTLREGDIAVSNMGGRTCFARSCLWSKSVDGHVYIAYTFSPEYNELDKKTITQGMELIEEDTCVRFVPRTHQRDYLDIKPKSGCWSYLGVRGGRQALSMQTPDCMSSGVAAHELMHALGFVHEQSRADRDNFVTIKWSNIWKDRLRNFEKFKTNNLDTPYDYGSLMHYSMYAYSEDGDPTIVPKSSWNVQMGQGYGPSRLDKVKINRLYKCG, encoded by the exons atgaaggagaagagaagagtccGAAGAAGATTTTCAG ATGATCACACCATGTTCAATGAGATGACAGCCATGGATCAAATCATTGAGGCCAACGAGTATGAAAGAG ccaCCTTAGTAACCGAAGGAACAACTTTAAGAGAGGGAGACATAGCTGTCTCCAACATGGGTGGAAGGACATGCTTTGCCAGAAGCTGTTTGTGGTCTAAATCTGTGGATGGCCATGTGTACATAGCTTACACTTTTTCACCAGAATACA ATGAATTGGATAAAAAGACCATCACGCAGGGCATGGAACTCATTGAGGAGGATACCTGTGTTCGCTTTGTGCCAAGGACTCACCAGAGGGACTACCTGGACATCAAGCCGAAGTCTGG GTGTTGGTCCTACCTGGGGGTACGTGGCGGAAGGCAAGCTCTGTCTATGCAGACACCAGACTGCATGTCATCCGGTGTGGCTGCCCATGAGCTCATGCATGCCTTGGGATTTGTGCATGAGCAGTCACGAGCTGATCGTGACAACTTTGTGACCATCAAGTGGTCGAACATCTGGAAAG ATCGTTTGAGGAATTTTGAGAAGTTCAAAACGAATAACCTGGACACTCCATATGACTATGGATCTCTGATGCATTATAGCAT gTATGCCTATTCTGAAGATGGGGATCCCACAATAGTTCCAAAAAGCAGCTGGAATGTTCAGATGGGTCAGGGATATGGCCCCAGTCGTTTGGATAAAGTCAAAATTAACAGACTCTACAAATGTGGTTAA